A single region of the Thermoleophilum album genome encodes:
- a CDS encoding carboxylate-amine ligase — MDVTQSPALLLDMSHVREVFENSRDFTVGIEEEFQILDPETLSLAHRFDELKAAAASDPVLAEAVSGELIQSEIEIRSGAGNDFADALRRQREARARLFRLAAERGAVLAACATHPWSPWQEQRIIDTEHYHRVSDGLRYVAWRNNTFGLHVHVGVRGAQRAVAVCDRLRPVLPELLALSANSVFLDGRDSGLHSVRTQIFTRAFPRCGIPEPWYGFDEYARHVEFLVRTNCVVEHTQLWWSVRPHHAFGTVEVRICDAQSSADESSALAELIVACVAQAARDVDENVPFVHPPVRLVEENVWRALRYGLDGKLIDLDKGEEFPAAAVAERLLRWTEPARSELGLDPQLPAVNGAQRQLRAYAGGASIGEVFRAEVENAQRTYAAASVGT; from the coding sequence GTGGACGTGACGCAGAGCCCTGCACTGCTCCTCGACATGTCGCACGTGCGGGAGGTGTTCGAAAACTCCCGCGACTTCACGGTGGGGATCGAGGAGGAGTTCCAGATCCTCGACCCCGAGACGTTGTCGCTGGCGCACCGCTTCGACGAGCTGAAAGCGGCGGCCGCCTCCGACCCGGTTCTCGCCGAGGCGGTTTCGGGCGAGCTGATCCAGTCCGAGATCGAGATCCGCTCCGGTGCGGGCAACGACTTCGCTGACGCTCTGCGCCGCCAGCGCGAGGCGCGGGCGCGCCTGTTTCGCCTCGCCGCCGAGCGCGGGGCGGTGCTCGCCGCCTGCGCGACCCATCCCTGGAGCCCTTGGCAGGAGCAGCGCATCATCGACACCGAGCACTACCACCGCGTCTCCGACGGGCTTCGCTACGTCGCCTGGCGCAACAACACCTTCGGCTTGCACGTGCATGTCGGTGTGCGTGGGGCCCAGCGCGCGGTCGCCGTCTGCGACCGCCTGCGCCCGGTGCTACCCGAGCTTTTGGCGCTGTCGGCGAACTCCGTGTTCCTGGATGGTCGCGACTCGGGGCTGCACAGCGTGCGCACGCAGATCTTCACGCGCGCATTTCCGCGCTGCGGGATTCCCGAACCGTGGTACGGGTTCGACGAGTACGCCCGCCACGTCGAGTTTCTCGTGCGCACGAACTGCGTTGTCGAGCACACCCAGCTGTGGTGGAGCGTGCGTCCCCACCACGCTTTCGGAACGGTCGAGGTGCGCATCTGCGACGCCCAGTCGAGCGCCGACGAGTCGAGCGCGCTCGCCGAGTTGATCGTCGCGTGCGTCGCGCAAGCGGCGCGCGACGTCGACGAGAACGTTCCCTTCGTGCACCCGCCGGTGCGGCTCGTCGAGGAGAACGTGTGGCGGGCGCTCCGCTACGGCCTCGACGGCAAGTTGATCGACCTCGACAAAGGCGAGGAGTTTCCGGCCGCCGCCGTCGCCGAGCGGCTTTTGCGTTGGACCGAGCCGGCGCGCAGCGAGCTCGGGCTCGATCCGCAGCTTCCGGCCGTCAACGGCGCGCAGCGGCAGCTGCGTGCGTACGCGGGCGGCGCGTCGATCGGCGAGGTTTTTCGCGCCGAGGTCGAGAACGCCCAGCGCACTTATGCGGCTGCCAGTGTCGGGACCTGA
- a CDS encoding redox-sensing transcriptional repressor Rex, protein MSASEQAMIERAMQGSRERLPLGVAARLSRYLQVLTQAKKMGRSTISSQELAEYTHINPTQIRRDLSGFGKFGKRGVGYNVDSLVSQIRKILRTAGRRHNIALFGAGRLGQAIAGSEIFADHGFRVVAVFDVDPEKIGMEVGPGLVVRPYDEMRRVIDEESVVVGVLAVPSAVAQSVADDLVAAGVKIIFNYSEALLQVPPDVTVHTSSPAVDLLYALYFYLT, encoded by the coding sequence GTGAGCGCGAGCGAGCAGGCGATGATCGAACGCGCGATGCAAGGAAGCCGCGAGCGCCTCCCGCTCGGGGTGGCCGCGCGGCTGTCGCGCTACCTGCAGGTGCTTACTCAGGCCAAGAAGATGGGCCGCTCGACGATCTCGTCACAGGAGCTCGCCGAGTACACGCACATCAATCCCACGCAGATTCGGCGCGACCTTTCAGGCTTCGGAAAGTTCGGCAAGCGCGGTGTCGGCTACAACGTCGATTCGCTCGTCTCGCAGATCCGCAAGATTCTGCGCACGGCGGGGCGCCGCCACAACATCGCGTTGTTCGGGGCCGGACGGCTCGGACAGGCGATCGCCGGCTCGGAGATCTTCGCCGACCACGGCTTCCGGGTAGTGGCTGTGTTCGACGTCGATCCCGAGAAGATCGGGATGGAGGTGGGGCCGGGGCTCGTCGTGCGTCCCTACGACGAGATGCGCCGGGTGATCGACGAAGAGAGCGTCGTCGTGGGTGTGCTCGCCGTGCCGAGCGCCGTCGCCCAGTCGGTCGCGGACGACCTCGTCGCCGCGGGAGTGAAGATCATCTTCAACTACTCGGAAGCGCTGCTGCAGGTGCCGCCGGACGTGACGGTGCACACCTCGAGCCCGGCTGTCGACCTGCTCTACGCTCTGTACTTCTATCTGACCTGA
- a CDS encoding glutaredoxin family protein, with the protein MQEHETGLVLVGKAGCHLCSERSELVRAEARRRHLTLRELDAALDPLLERRFGQRVPVVLWNGEPLVELDFDAAELREALDRVGA; encoded by the coding sequence GTGCAAGAGCACGAAACAGGCCTCGTACTCGTAGGGAAGGCTGGCTGTCACCTGTGTAGCGAGCGCAGCGAGCTCGTGCGCGCCGAGGCGAGGCGCCGCCACCTGACCTTGCGAGAGCTCGACGCGGCGCTCGATCCGCTGCTAGAGCGGCGCTTCGGGCAGCGCGTGCCGGTGGTGCTGTGGAACGGCGAACCGCTTGTCGAGCTCGACTTCGACGCCGCTGAGCTGCGCGAGGCTCTCGATAGAGTGGGCGCGTGA
- the tsaD gene encoding tRNA (adenosine(37)-N6)-threonylcarbamoyltransferase complex transferase subunit TsaD yields MSGGDRLILGVETSCDDTGVALVTASGEILANVVASQGLLHDRYGGVVPEVAARRHLEVIDAVASDAFERAGVTPADVDLVAATQGPGLIGALLVGFSWAKAFASARRLPFVAVDHLHGHVVASTLEDEPIEAPFLVLVASGGHTFLAWVEDPARYEVVGETLDDAAGEAFDKGARLLGLPYPGGPHLDRLARSGDASAFSFPRARPGRLDFSFSGLKTALLYTVRELGEERTRERRADLAASYQRAIVDQLLARVARAVEEFGAERVALGGGVAANSELRERARQLAAELGVRLWTPPLALCTDNAAMIAGVARFVPARPYPDYLEIDAAARLERAAPVA; encoded by the coding sequence ATGAGTGGCGGTGACCGTTTGATCCTCGGTGTCGAGACGAGCTGCGACGACACCGGCGTGGCGCTGGTGACGGCAAGCGGCGAGATCCTCGCCAACGTCGTCGCCTCACAAGGTCTTCTCCACGACCGCTACGGCGGCGTCGTGCCGGAGGTAGCGGCGAGACGCCACCTCGAGGTGATCGACGCCGTCGCGAGCGACGCCTTCGAGCGTGCCGGCGTCACACCCGCCGATGTCGATCTCGTCGCGGCGACGCAGGGACCGGGACTGATCGGTGCGCTGCTCGTAGGTTTTTCGTGGGCCAAGGCGTTCGCTAGCGCGCGCCGCCTACCGTTCGTGGCCGTCGACCACCTGCACGGCCACGTCGTCGCTAGCACGCTCGAGGACGAGCCGATCGAGGCGCCGTTCTTGGTGCTGGTCGCTAGCGGTGGGCACACCTTCCTGGCCTGGGTCGAGGACCCCGCCCGGTACGAAGTGGTGGGGGAGACGCTCGACGACGCCGCCGGCGAAGCGTTCGACAAGGGTGCTCGGCTGCTGGGCTTGCCGTACCCCGGCGGCCCGCACCTCGACCGCCTCGCCCGCAGCGGCGACGCCTCGGCCTTCTCCTTCCCGCGTGCCCGCCCTGGGCGGCTCGACTTCAGCTTCTCGGGGCTCAAAACCGCGCTGCTCTACACCGTGCGCGAGCTAGGGGAGGAGCGCACCCGCGAGCGGCGTGCGGATCTTGCCGCTTCCTACCAGCGAGCGATCGTCGACCAGCTGCTAGCACGCGTCGCGCGAGCGGTCGAGGAGTTCGGGGCCGAACGCGTAGCTCTCGGTGGCGGCGTAGCGGCGAACAGCGAACTGCGGGAACGCGCCCGTCAGCTAGCTGCCGAGCTCGGCGTGCGCTTGTGGACACCGCCGCTCGCGCTCTGCACCGACAACGCTGCGATGATCGCCGGCGTCGCTCGCTTCGTTCCCGCGCGGCCGTACCCCGATTACCTGGAGATCGACGCTGCGGCCCGCTTGGAACGGGCGGCGCCGGTGGCTTGA
- the rimI gene encoding ribosomal protein S18-alanine N-acetyltransferase — translation MSVPPTDRKRPRDLAIRRLGFGDLPQVIAIERRAFPAPWSLAMFVLELSKQSGICLAAEIDGTLVGYLICSRYAHIWHVMNVAVDPAHQRRGVASALLRALFGEADAPGAEYTLEVRPSNTAAIRLYERFGFRVEGRRKAYYHDNREDALVMWRRVPVDASGPAPVEVAQRGRAARATGAARPAHDGGERK, via the coding sequence GTGAGCGTGCCGCCAACCGACCGCAAGCGCCCACGCGACCTGGCGATCCGCCGGCTCGGGTTCGGCGACCTGCCGCAGGTCATCGCGATCGAGCGCCGTGCCTTCCCGGCTCCGTGGTCGCTGGCGATGTTCGTGCTCGAGCTGTCGAAACAGTCGGGCATCTGTCTTGCCGCCGAGATCGACGGAACGTTGGTCGGCTACCTGATCTGCTCCCGCTACGCACACATCTGGCACGTGATGAACGTCGCCGTCGATCCCGCACACCAGCGTCGCGGAGTAGCGAGCGCACTGCTGCGAGCGCTGTTCGGCGAGGCCGACGCACCCGGGGCCGAGTACACGCTCGAGGTGCGACCGTCGAACACGGCGGCGATCCGACTCTACGAGCGGTTCGGTTTCCGCGTCGAGGGTCGACGCAAGGCGTACTACCACGACAACCGCGAGGACGCTCTCGTTATGTGGCGGCGCGTCCCGGTCGACGCCAGCGGTCCGGCGCCGGTCGAGGTCGCGCAGCGCGGCAGAGCAGCGCGCGCGACGGGCGCGGCTCGGCCCGCACACGACGGAGGTGAGCGCAAATGA
- the tsaB gene encoding tRNA (adenosine(37)-N6)-threonylcarbamoyltransferase complex dimerization subunit type 1 TsaB, whose amino-acid sequence MALALALDTALPEVTVAVRTASGEVVASDHLEGEAGVAGAALSGRPAHGRELLAAVRSCLERAGGELQDVGQVYVGIGPGGYTGLRVGVATARGIASALGLELRPVPTLTALAHGIEGELRLAVIDARRGEVFATLMRGEEELWPPFVADPRALADRVRRAGLEPRAAGDGALRYRDELAAAGATVAAPASPEHRLQGAALFAVGDSLRAVPPMAVKPLYLRDPDARPRQ is encoded by the coding sequence ATGGCGCTCGCGCTTGCGCTCGACACCGCCCTGCCGGAAGTCACCGTCGCGGTGCGCACCGCGAGCGGCGAGGTCGTCGCCAGCGATCACCTCGAGGGGGAGGCGGGCGTCGCCGGCGCGGCGCTGTCGGGGCGTCCCGCTCACGGTCGCGAACTGCTCGCCGCGGTGCGCAGCTGCTTGGAGCGGGCGGGCGGCGAACTGCAGGACGTCGGACAGGTCTACGTGGGGATCGGTCCCGGTGGCTACACCGGTTTGCGCGTGGGGGTGGCGACCGCGCGCGGCATCGCCAGCGCCCTCGGGCTCGAGCTGCGACCTGTGCCCACCCTCACCGCGCTGGCGCACGGCATCGAGGGCGAGCTGCGCCTGGCGGTGATCGACGCCCGGCGTGGCGAGGTTTTCGCGACGCTTATGCGCGGCGAGGAGGAGCTATGGCCACCGTTCGTCGCCGACCCGCGTGCCCTCGCCGACCGTGTGCGCCGCGCGGGCCTCGAGCCTCGCGCAGCGGGCGACGGCGCTTTGCGCTACCGCGACGAGCTCGCGGCGGCCGGTGCCACCGTGGCTGCCCCCGCATCGCCCGAACACCGGCTGCAAGGTGCGGCGCTTTTCGCTGTCGGCGACTCGCTGCGGGCGGTGCCACCGATGGCCGTCAAACCGCTGTATTTGCGTGACCCCGACGCCCGACCGCGACAGTGA
- the tsaE gene encoding tRNA (adenosine(37)-N6)-threonylcarbamoyltransferase complex ATPase subunit type 1 TsaE yields the protein MAAPTAAREFGQARTITTTSAAETTRLAGDLATTLVAGDVVLVRGELGVGKTTFIRGACRALGVSGPIPSPSFTIGQLLPARAVEIAHLDLYRLDRLGIEELALLEEYLTPERIAFVEWPEVAERDGLLPTPRFVVTIRHLGGDRRELTIAERLGGA from the coding sequence ATGGCTGCGCCGACAGCGGCCCGCGAGTTCGGGCAGGCACGCACGATCACGACCACTTCCGCCGCGGAGACGACCCGGCTCGCCGGCGATCTTGCTACCACGCTTGTAGCTGGCGATGTCGTGCTCGTGCGTGGCGAGCTCGGTGTCGGCAAGACCACCTTCATCCGCGGCGCGTGCCGGGCGCTCGGCGTAAGCGGTCCGATCCCGAGCCCCTCTTTCACGATCGGCCAGCTGCTGCCCGCGCGCGCGGTCGAGATCGCCCACCTCGACCTGTACCGGCTCGACCGTCTCGGCATCGAGGAGCTGGCGCTCCTCGAGGAGTACCTGACGCCCGAACGGATCGCCTTCGTCGAGTGGCCGGAGGTGGCCGAGCGCGACGGTCTGCTACCGACGCCCCGCTTCGTAGTGACGATCCGCCACCTTGGCGGAGACCGCCGCGAGCTGACGATCGCCGAGCGACTGGGGGGCGCGTGA
- a CDS encoding uracil-DNA glycosylase, translated as MSALPAARRRELLIELLHEARACTACPLHAGRTKVVFGMGNADADLMFVGEAPGFHEDQQGLPFVGRAGKLLDELLAGIGLRRDSVFIANVLKCRPPGNRDPEPSEIDACKPFLFRQVELVDPKVVATLGNFATKLLTRSQRGISSVHGVPQVHEIGGRLRWVMPLYHPAAALRTPRLVDELRTDFAALAELLAGPEPAPVRAGAAGLATPGESGAGVAARADGSSEAVGSSEQLGLFA; from the coding sequence GTGAGCGCTCTGCCTGCGGCCCGCCGTCGCGAGCTGTTGATCGAACTGCTCCACGAGGCACGCGCTTGCACGGCGTGCCCGCTCCACGCTGGGCGCACCAAGGTCGTCTTCGGTATGGGCAACGCCGACGCCGACCTCATGTTCGTCGGCGAGGCGCCCGGCTTTCACGAAGACCAGCAAGGACTTCCGTTCGTCGGCCGAGCGGGGAAGCTGCTCGACGAGTTACTCGCCGGGATCGGTCTGCGCCGCGACAGCGTGTTCATCGCCAACGTCCTCAAGTGCCGCCCGCCCGGCAACCGCGACCCCGAACCGAGCGAGATCGACGCCTGCAAGCCCTTCCTTTTCCGGCAGGTGGAGCTGGTCGACCCGAAAGTAGTCGCGACGCTCGGCAACTTCGCTACCAAGTTGTTGACGCGTTCGCAGCGCGGTATCTCGAGCGTCCACGGTGTCCCCCAGGTGCACGAGATCGGCGGACGCTTGCGCTGGGTGATGCCGCTCTACCACCCCGCGGCTGCCCTGCGCACCCCGCGACTCGTCGACGAGCTGCGCACCGACTTCGCCGCTCTGGCGGAGCTCCTCGCGGGGCCCGAGCCAGCACCGGTGCGGGCCGGCGCCGCTGGCCTCGCGACACCGGGCGAGTCGGGCGCGGGCGTGGCGGCGCGCGCCGACGGATCATCCGAAGCAGTGGGTAGCAGCGAACAGCTCGGTCTTTTCGCCTAA
- a CDS encoding DUF2520 domain-containing protein encodes MRQDTHPGCAPPRRVAVIGGGRLGRTFAAALRAGGVNVVGPLGRGWRERTPRALDGCECVLLCVPDRAITSAAADAAGQVAIVGHTSGATELAALEPALAAGAAGFSLHPLMSFPEPLDDPQAARARLSGAGCAVAATSERALAAARALAAVVGLEPFAIADDGRAAYHAAASIAANFLVTLEAAAERVAAAAGLAPADARRLLAPLVRRTVESWAAVGPERALTGPIARGDEATVARQRAAVAASAPELLDLFDVLAAHTRTLANAARPATIAP; translated from the coding sequence ATGCGACAGGACACACACCCCGGCTGCGCGCCGCCGCGACGCGTCGCCGTGATCGGCGGCGGTCGGCTGGGGCGCACCTTCGCCGCGGCGCTGCGCGCGGGCGGCGTGAACGTCGTGGGCCCGCTCGGCCGTGGCTGGCGCGAGCGCACCCCGCGGGCGCTTGACGGCTGCGAGTGCGTGCTGCTGTGCGTACCTGACCGGGCGATCACCAGCGCAGCTGCTGACGCCGCCGGCCAGGTCGCGATCGTCGGGCACACAAGCGGCGCTACCGAGCTAGCGGCGCTCGAACCGGCCCTCGCGGCTGGCGCCGCTGGTTTCTCGCTGCACCCGTTGATGAGCTTCCCCGAACCGCTCGACGACCCGCAAGCAGCCCGCGCTCGGCTGTCGGGAGCAGGGTGCGCGGTGGCGGCCACAAGCGAGCGAGCGCTCGCCGCAGCACGTGCGCTCGCAGCCGTGGTGGGACTCGAACCGTTCGCGATCGCGGACGACGGTCGCGCCGCGTACCACGCAGCCGCCTCGATCGCGGCGAACTTTCTCGTGACTCTGGAGGCCGCCGCCGAGCGCGTGGCGGCAGCGGCCGGTCTGGCTCCTGCGGACGCTCGGCGGCTGCTCGCACCGCTCGTGCGACGGACGGTCGAGAGCTGGGCAGCGGTCGGTCCGGAGCGCGCCCTCACCGGTCCGATCGCGCGCGGTGACGAGGCGACCGTCGCCCGCCAGCGCGCGGCGGTCGCAGCGTCGGCACCGGAGCTGCTCGACCTCTTCGACGTGCTCGCGGCGCACACGCGCACGCTCGCTAACGCCGCCCGGCCCGCCACGATCGCGCCATGA
- the panC gene encoding pantoate--beta-alanine ligase: MKVVRSKRELRAALDERRSGSVGLVPTMGFFHKGHLSLMRRARSECDTVVVSSFVNPTQFRPGEDYESYPRDEQRDIELARATGVDLFFAPPVDEMYASDHCTTVRVRGGLTEVLCGDPHRRGPEHFDGVTTVVAKLLNIVQPQRAYFGQKDAQQALVVRRMVRDLDFPVEVVVCPTVREADGLAMSSRNVYLSPDERQRATALSRALEAARRAAANGVVTPAEVLAVARGELAAAGVEPEYLELRSLEDLRPVESLERPALLAVAARIGRARLIDNVTLGGAEL, from the coding sequence ATGAAGGTCGTGCGGAGCAAGCGCGAGCTGCGTGCTGCCCTCGACGAGCGGCGCAGCGGCAGCGTGGGTCTCGTGCCGACGATGGGCTTCTTCCACAAGGGTCACTTGTCGTTGATGCGACGGGCTCGCAGCGAGTGCGACACGGTCGTCGTCTCGTCGTTCGTCAACCCCACGCAGTTCCGTCCCGGCGAGGACTACGAGTCGTATCCGCGCGACGAACAGCGCGATATCGAGCTCGCGCGCGCGACTGGAGTCGACCTCTTTTTCGCTCCGCCCGTCGACGAGATGTACGCCAGCGATCACTGCACCACGGTGCGCGTCCGTGGCGGTCTCACCGAGGTGCTCTGCGGCGATCCGCACCGCCGCGGTCCCGAGCACTTCGACGGCGTGACGACCGTCGTCGCCAAGCTCTTGAACATCGTGCAGCCACAGCGCGCCTACTTCGGGCAGAAGGACGCGCAACAGGCGCTCGTGGTCCGCCGGATGGTGCGCGACCTCGACTTCCCGGTCGAGGTGGTCGTCTGCCCGACCGTGCGCGAAGCGGACGGTCTCGCGATGAGCTCGCGCAACGTCTACCTCAGCCCGGATGAGCGCCAACGCGCGACCGCCCTCTCGCGCGCGCTGGAGGCGGCGCGACGGGCTGCCGCGAACGGGGTGGTGACGCCCGCCGAGGTGCTCGCGGTCGCGCGCGGCGAGCTCGCCGCGGCGGGCGTCGAGCCGGAATATCTCGAACTTCGCTCGCTCGAAGATCTGCGACCGGTCGAGTCGCTCGAACGGCCTGCCCTGCTGGCCGTTGCCGCACGCATCGGGCGCGCGCGGCTAATCGACAACGTCACGCTCGGAGGCGCCGAACTATGA
- the panD gene encoding aspartate 1-decarboxylase: MRRTMLKSKIHRATVTGSDLNYVGSITVDEELLEAADIREHELVHVLDINNGNRFETYTIRGERGSREICVNGAAARLVHTGDTLIILSYAEYEEEELDDHRPVVVHVDEQNRIVAVDTKASELVR; encoded by the coding sequence ATGAGAAGGACGATGCTCAAGTCGAAGATCCACCGTGCGACGGTGACTGGCAGCGACCTCAACTACGTCGGGTCGATCACCGTCGACGAGGAGCTGCTGGAGGCAGCCGACATCCGCGAGCACGAGCTCGTGCACGTTCTCGACATCAACAACGGCAACCGCTTCGAGACCTACACGATCCGGGGCGAGCGCGGGTCGCGCGAGATCTGCGTCAACGGCGCGGCCGCCCGTCTCGTGCACACCGGCGACACGCTGATCATCCTCTCCTACGCCGAATACGAGGAGGAGGAGCTCGACGATCACCGCCCTGTGGTGGTCCACGTCGACGAGCAAAACCGGATCGTGGCGGTCGACACGAAAGCTTCGGAGCTGGTGCGATGA
- the panB gene encoding 3-methyl-2-oxobutanoate hydroxymethyltransferase, whose product MSAAPRASAPPAKGRPVTLSTLAEKKALGEPIVMVTAYDYPSAEVAEAAGVDVVLVGDSAAMTVLGYESTVPVSLDEMLMLAAAVRRGLRSPLLVGDLPFASYERSDEQAVASAQRFVKEAGCDAVKLERGGRSAERARAIVEAGIPVMGHVGLTPQTATQLGGYRSQGRTAERALAVLREALELERAGCFAVVLEAIPRELTREIVARLTVPTIGIGAGPETDGQVLVFHDLLGIYGGHKPRFVKRYAELRDAMVAGVRRYCEEVRGRAYPGDEHCYEMAPDELERLRSLLAEAEEAAATEEPFTGGPSL is encoded by the coding sequence ATGAGCGCCGCACCCCGCGCTTCGGCGCCGCCAGCGAAGGGGCGACCGGTCACCCTGTCGACGCTGGCCGAGAAGAAGGCGCTCGGCGAGCCGATCGTGATGGTCACCGCCTACGACTACCCGAGCGCCGAGGTCGCCGAGGCTGCGGGGGTCGACGTGGTGCTCGTCGGCGATTCGGCGGCGATGACCGTCCTCGGCTACGAGAGCACGGTGCCGGTGTCGCTCGACGAGATGTTGATGTTGGCGGCGGCGGTGCGGAGGGGTCTGCGCTCGCCGCTGCTCGTCGGCGACCTGCCGTTCGCGAGCTACGAGCGCTCCGACGAACAGGCGGTGGCGTCGGCGCAACGGTTCGTCAAGGAAGCGGGCTGCGACGCCGTCAAGCTCGAGCGCGGCGGGCGTTCGGCCGAGCGGGCACGGGCGATCGTGGAGGCCGGCATCCCGGTGATGGGCCACGTGGGGCTGACGCCGCAAACCGCGACCCAGCTCGGCGGATACCGGTCGCAGGGCCGTACCGCCGAGCGTGCGCTGGCGGTGTTGCGCGAGGCGCTCGAGTTGGAGCGAGCGGGCTGCTTCGCGGTCGTGCTGGAGGCGATTCCGCGCGAGCTGACGCGCGAGATCGTCGCCCGTCTCACGGTGCCGACGATCGGCATCGGGGCCGGACCCGAGACCGACGGCCAGGTGCTCGTTTTCCACGATCTGTTGGGGATCTACGGCGGGCACAAGCCGCGGTTCGTGAAGCGCTACGCCGAGCTGCGCGACGCGATGGTGGCGGGAGTGCGCCGCTACTGCGAGGAGGTGCGGGGTCGCGCCTACCCCGGCGACGAGCACTGCTACGAGATGGCGCCCGACGAGCTTGAGCGGCTGCGCTCACTGCTCGCCGAGGCCGAGGAGGCCGCAGCGACCGAAGAGCCCTTCACCGGCGGACCGAGCCTCTAG
- a CDS encoding acyltransferase — MSEEVGWLRAWWRKWRWFERDSLPWRRARIHWEFARRGAYCRWPLHGNALEAFAEGRLEIGRDVHLEPHVWLSAPGNARIRIGPGTFLNIAVMVAALELVEIGAHCMFANGCFISDADHRYDDLELPVTWQGFTSKGPTRIGDNVWCGANVVVTSGVTIGERAVIGANSVVTSDIPPYSVAVGAPARVVKRFAPSSEDLGGGE; from the coding sequence GTGAGCGAGGAAGTCGGGTGGCTGCGTGCGTGGTGGCGCAAGTGGCGTTGGTTCGAGCGCGACTCGTTGCCGTGGCGGCGTGCCCGCATCCACTGGGAGTTCGCCCGTCGCGGCGCTTACTGCCGCTGGCCGCTGCACGGCAACGCGCTCGAGGCGTTCGCCGAGGGTCGCCTCGAGATCGGCCGCGACGTCCACCTCGAGCCGCACGTCTGGCTTTCGGCACCGGGCAACGCGCGCATCCGCATCGGCCCCGGCACCTTCCTGAACATCGCCGTGATGGTGGCGGCGCTCGAGCTTGTAGAGATCGGCGCGCACTGCATGTTCGCGAACGGCTGCTTCATCAGCGACGCCGATCACCGCTACGACGACCTCGAACTGCCCGTGACCTGGCAAGGGTTCACGAGCAAAGGCCCGACGCGTATCGGCGACAACGTCTGGTGCGGAGCCAACGTCGTCGTAACCAGTGGCGTCACGATCGGCGAGCGCGCGGTGATCGGCGCGAACAGCGTCGTCACCAGCGACATCCCGCCCTACTCGGTGGCGGTCGGTGCGCCGGCACGGGTCGTCAAGCGTTTCGCACCGTCGAGCGAGGATCTCGGCGGCGGCGAGTAA